One Coffea arabica cultivar ET-39 chromosome 5c, Coffea Arabica ET-39 HiFi, whole genome shotgun sequence DNA window includes the following coding sequences:
- the LOC113689030 gene encoding anthocyanidin 3-O-glucosyltransferase 2-like, with product MLLQIYGTAVDMQNLSSIDPNFDKQLLCKISELINLKGHPSCARTTIPSPLNLLLLYQMEKFKLLMMVSPLMGHLAQALELAKLMLARNNQLSITALIMELPIDPHGTARIQSLVAATNVEGLHFHHLPTPEDTSDWNITHRGLFTFKLLEYQKPHVREIASKTQKFSGFLIDFINTTMIDVADELGVPTYLFFTSGAAFLGLMLHFQTLEDEQNRGISDLVKGVSHLILPSFAKPVPIGVLPAIATHKEYWSTFVLKWTRDYRRTKRIIVNTFSDLESNAISSFSLDSYYGKSSLPPIFPVGPILNRSQIHTQSSEDCSAMMKWLDCQPKNSVVFLCFGSLASFHPDQVQEIAYGIERSGHRFLWVLRQPPAKEGGFPRDYEDLELVLPEGFLDRTASIGKVVGWVPQLDVLSHSAVGGFVSHCGWNSTLESIFCGVPIATWPVQAEQQLNAFQLVKELGIAVEISLDYNQQRENQALVRAKQVEKGIREIMDVENEVRIRVKEFSEKSRLATKEGGSSYFALGNLIQDICSRSSA from the coding sequence atgcttctgcaaatATATGGGACCGCCGTAGATATGCAAAATCTCTCAAGCATAGATCCCAATTTTGACAAGCAACTTCTATGCAAAATCTCTGAACTTATTAACCTCAAAGGGCATCCTTCTTGCGCTAGAACTACAATTCCATCCCCTCTTAACCTTCTTCTCCTGTATCAAATGGAGAAGTTTAAGCTCCTGATGATGGTTTCACCTCTAATGGGGCACTTGGCACAGGCCCTTGAGCTGGCCAAGCTGATGCTTGCAAGAAACAATCAATTATCAATCACAGCCCTGATCATGGAGCTGCCAATTGATCCCCATGGCACAGCCAGAATTCAGTCCCTCGTCGCTGCCACAAATGTTGAAGGCCTCCACTTCCACCACCTTCCAACACCAGAAGACACCTCTGATTGGAATATCACACATAGAGGGCTCTTCACTTTCAAGCTCCTagaatatcagaaacctcatgTGAGAGAAATAGCCTCGAAAACTCaaaaattttctgggtttttgatTGACTTCATTAACACGACCATGATTGACGTTGCAGACGAGCTTGGAGTTCCTACCTACTTATTCTTCACCTCTGGTGCGGCTTTTCTTGGTCTGATGCTTCATTTCCAAACCCTTGAAGACGAGCAAAACCGGGGCATATCTGATCTGGTTAAAGGGGTAAGCCATTTAATTCTCCCTAGTTTTGCAAAACCAGTTCCAATCGGCGTCCTCCCAGCTATAGCAACCCACAAGGAATATTGGTCGACCTTCGTTTTGAAATGGACCCGTGACTACAGAAGGACTAAACGAATCATAGTAAACACTTTCAGTGATCTTGAATCCAATGCTATTAGTTCTTTTTCATTAGATTCTTATTATGGTAAATCAAGCTTGCCACCAATCTTTCCTGTCGGGCCTATTCTAAATAGGTCCCAAATCCACACTCAATCTAGTGAAGATTGTTCAGCAATGATGAAATGGCTGGATTGTCAGCCTAAAAACTCGGTAGTTTTTCTCTGTTTTGGCAGCTTGGCAAGTTTCCATCCGGACCAAGTTCAAGAAATAGCTTATGGCATTGAGAGAAGTGGTCATCGGTTCCTATGGGTTCTCAGGCAGCCCCCTGCAAAGGAAGGAGGATTTCCTAGGGATTATGAGGATCTTGAACTTGTGCTGCCCGAAGGGTTCTTGGATCGAACGGCTTCGATCGGAAAAGTCGTGGGTTGGGTTCCACAATTGGACGTGCTGTCACATTCAGCTGTTGGGGGATTTGTGTCACACTGCGGTTGGAATTCAACGTTGGAGAGCATCTTTTGTGGGGTGCCTATTGCGACCTGGCCTGTACAAGCTGAGCAACAGCTGAATGCGTTCCAATTGGTGAAAGAGTTGGGAATTGCTGTAGAAATTAGTTTGGACTACAATCAACAAAGGGAAAATCAGGCTCTGGTGAGAGCCAAGCAAGTAGAGAAAGGCATAAGGGAAATCATGGATGTTGAGAATGAAGTAAGGATAAGGGTTAAAGAATTCAGCGAGAAAAGCAGACTAGCTACAAAGGAAGGTGGATCATCTTATTTCGCTTTGGGGAATCTTATTCAAGACATTTGTTCAAGGTCTTCAGCTTAA